A section of the Candidatus Binataceae bacterium genome encodes:
- a CDS encoding MFS transporter, whose translation MASSEKRSSYRWVIEILLVLALASQTLTWLAPAPLLSPIIKDLQIHLGDAGLIISIISLCIAIFALAGAMVAQRIGALRSFIIGIWLLAIGGVGSGYAPGFGTLLACRVLEGIGFGMMIAPPATLVMQWFDESQWAYINTINAVAPFIGLTAAFALTAPIYVAVGARWRTALFAYGLAVTIVALLWTLLGRTHPSHRSGGGAHAAEAGAMRAVLQMRDIRVISIALASGMWVFQLYSAFLPEFFQSVRGFTLEQAGTLTALIPFAGIFAAAGAGVMTAAIGLRRPFTFPMQIVFALGCLGAVTLTSLPALRLSLILIGVGSSALLPTLVTMVMELPGMTPIRAGSGLGVVWCAAYIGAFLSPIVGGSLAGHFGLQTVMLASLLFGLIAIGGFYMVPETGKGRITQPAEQAALIDEQPERVSR comes from the coding sequence ATGGCCAGCAGCGAGAAACGCTCTTCCTACCGATGGGTGATCGAAATTCTGCTGGTGCTGGCGCTGGCCAGCCAGACGCTGACCTGGCTCGCTCCAGCCCCGTTGTTGAGCCCGATCATCAAGGACCTGCAAATTCATTTAGGAGATGCCGGCCTCATCATCTCGATCATCTCGTTATGTATCGCGATTTTCGCGCTCGCCGGTGCGATGGTGGCGCAACGGATCGGCGCCCTGCGCTCCTTCATCATTGGCATCTGGTTGCTGGCGATCGGCGGTGTTGGCAGTGGTTACGCTCCCGGTTTTGGCACGCTCCTGGCCTGCCGCGTGCTCGAAGGAATCGGCTTCGGGATGATGATCGCTCCTCCTGCCACGCTCGTCATGCAGTGGTTCGATGAATCGCAGTGGGCATATATCAACACGATCAACGCGGTCGCGCCGTTCATCGGACTCACGGCGGCGTTCGCGCTCACGGCGCCGATATACGTCGCGGTGGGTGCGCGATGGCGCACCGCCCTATTCGCGTACGGATTGGCAGTGACGATAGTCGCACTTCTGTGGACACTGCTCGGGCGGACGCATCCTTCGCATCGATCCGGTGGCGGCGCGCACGCGGCGGAAGCGGGCGCAATGCGAGCAGTGCTCCAAATGCGCGATATCCGCGTAATCTCGATCGCGCTGGCCTCAGGAATGTGGGTATTTCAGCTCTACAGCGCGTTTTTGCCGGAATTCTTTCAGTCGGTCCGCGGCTTCACCCTGGAACAGGCCGGAACCCTGACCGCGCTGATTCCATTCGCGGGGATTTTCGCCGCCGCCGGTGCCGGCGTGATGACGGCCGCGATCGGATTGCGCCGGCCGTTTACCTTTCCGATGCAGATCGTGTTTGCGCTCGGATGCCTGGGAGCGGTGACTCTCACCAGTCTGCCGGCCCTTCGACTTTCGCTGATCCTCATCGGCGTCGGATCGTCTGCGCTGTTGCCGACCCTGGTGACCATGGTGATGGAACTTCCCGGAATGACGCCGATCAGAGCGGGAAGCGGACTCGGAGTAGTGTGGTGCGCCGCCTATATCGGCGCATTTCTTTCGCCGATCGTAGGCGGCTCGCTAGCCGGACATTTTGGCTTGCAGACTGTGATGTTGGCTTCGCTTTTATTCGGACTGATAGCGATCGGCGGATTCTACATGGTTCCCGAAACCGGAAAGGGGCGGATAACCCAGCCCGCAGAACAAGCAGCACTGATCGACGAGCAACCCGAGCGTGTAAGCAGGTAG
- a CDS encoding N-acyl homoserine lactonase family protein, which translates to MTNGRIRKMWALPGAQLSAPRSLLVQGGDATMVKLPCPSFLMEHPKGLVLFDTGCNPRMIDDPIGYLGEHARNLPLEWSKTETLDRQIKQVGYQPSDIKYVVVSHSHFDHVGGLSYFPKAKFIVGTNELRYAYWPDPDRRWVFVLEDYLPTRGYDWLELGCDFDLFGDGSLQFLLTPGHTPGECSLMVRLSNRNILLTGDTVHLREAIEREATMPLDTDPNQSTHSIRRLKAIREMYDATLWITHDPEDWSEIPHIIE; encoded by the coding sequence ATGACTAATGGCAGGATCCGGAAGATGTGGGCGCTACCCGGCGCGCAGCTTTCTGCACCGCGCTCGCTGCTGGTTCAAGGCGGCGACGCTACTATGGTCAAGCTGCCGTGTCCCTCGTTTCTCATGGAACACCCGAAAGGTCTCGTGCTATTCGACACGGGATGCAACCCGCGCATGATCGATGATCCAATCGGATACTTGGGCGAGCACGCGCGCAATCTGCCGTTGGAATGGAGCAAGACCGAGACCCTCGATCGGCAAATCAAGCAGGTCGGCTATCAACCATCAGACATCAAGTATGTAGTCGTATCGCATAGCCATTTCGATCACGTTGGCGGACTCAGCTACTTTCCCAAAGCAAAGTTTATCGTCGGAACCAACGAACTGCGCTACGCCTACTGGCCCGATCCCGACCGGCGGTGGGTATTCGTGCTCGAGGACTACCTGCCGACGCGCGGCTACGATTGGCTGGAACTCGGATGCGACTTCGATCTCTTTGGCGATGGTAGCCTGCAGTTCCTACTCACTCCGGGTCACACACCCGGCGAATGCTCGCTGATGGTGAGGCTCTCTAATCGCAACATCCTTCTAACCGGCGACACCGTGCATCTGCGCGAAGCTATTGAGCGGGAAGCCACGATGCCGCTGGACACCGACCCGAATCAATCGACGCATTCGATTCGCCGCCTCAAAGCGATACGTGAGATGTATGACGCAACCTTGTGGATCACCCACGATCCCGAGGACTGGTCGGAAATTCCCCATATCATCGAGTAG
- a CDS encoding FmdB family zinc ribbon protein, producing MPIYEWRCDCGYQFQEVISWREADRGRRCPRCGSSAVRIPSTFAIRGSAATPQVKLKKPKIPKPPSYARFCGMDDYSATRMSAYKTGRGAQFDDYHAAVAEKKEQGE from the coding sequence ATGCCGATATACGAATGGCGATGTGATTGCGGTTACCAGTTCCAAGAAGTGATCTCGTGGCGCGAAGCCGATCGCGGAAGAAGGTGCCCGCGCTGCGGCTCATCTGCGGTGCGAATACCGTCGACTTTTGCGATTCGTGGCTCCGCGGCAACTCCACAGGTGAAGTTGAAGAAGCCCAAAATACCGAAGCCGCCGAGTTACGCCCGCTTCTGCGGCATGGACGATTACTCGGCGACACGCATGTCTGCATACAAAACGGGCCGCGGCGCGCAGTTCGATGACTATCACGCGGCGGTCGCGGAGAAGAAGGAGCAGGGAGAGTGA